The following coding sequences are from one Streptomyces angustmyceticus window:
- a CDS encoding SDR family oxidoreductase — protein MTAEARTAVVTGASSGIGAATARALAAAGYRVVLTARRKDRIEALAAELPNAEAHALDVTDRAAVDAFAAALGRYPSIDVLVNNAGGAYGAEPVATGDPADWRAMYEVNVLGVLHMTQALLPALTASGDGTVVVLSSTAGHGTYEGGGGYVAAKHGAHVIAETLRLELCGEPVRVIEVAPGMVKTDEFATTRFRGDAAKAAKVYEGVDQPLSAEDVADTITWAITRPSHVNVDLLVVRPRAQASNSKVHRTA, from the coding sequence ATGACCGCCGAGGCCCGTACCGCCGTCGTCACCGGAGCGAGCAGCGGCATCGGCGCCGCCACCGCGCGCGCACTGGCCGCGGCCGGCTACCGCGTGGTGCTCACCGCCCGCCGCAAGGACCGCATCGAGGCGCTCGCCGCCGAGCTGCCGAACGCCGAGGCCCACGCGCTCGACGTCACCGACCGCGCCGCCGTCGACGCCTTCGCGGCCGCGCTCGGCCGCTACCCCTCCATCGACGTCCTGGTCAACAACGCCGGCGGCGCCTACGGCGCGGAGCCCGTCGCCACCGGCGACCCCGCCGACTGGCGCGCCATGTACGAGGTCAATGTGCTGGGCGTGCTCCACATGACCCAGGCGCTGCTGCCCGCGCTCACCGCCAGCGGCGACGGCACGGTCGTCGTGCTCTCCTCCACCGCCGGCCATGGCACCTACGAGGGCGGCGGCGGCTACGTCGCCGCCAAGCACGGTGCCCATGTCATCGCCGAGACGCTCCGCCTGGAGCTGTGCGGCGAGCCGGTGCGCGTCATCGAGGTCGCCCCGGGCATGGTCAAGACCGACGAGTTCGCCACCACCCGCTTCCGTGGCGACGCCGCCAAGGCGGCCAAGGTCTACGAGGGCGTCGACCAGCCGCTGAGCGCGGAGGACGTCGCCGACACCATCACCTGGGCGATCACCCGCCCCTCCCACGTCAACGTCGACCTGCTGGTGGTCCGCCCCCGCGCCCAGGCCTCCAACTCCAAGGTCCACCGCACCGCCTGA
- a CDS encoding FAD-dependent monooxygenase: MKHRTGHDGPEKGKVPAARDTDVIVVGAGPTGLLLAGDLAEAGLGVTLLERRPATISNLTRALAVHARTLEQLDARGLADELVAGGHRLAALRLFGDAAFDATRLRSRFPFVLITPQFEVERLLERRARRAGVAFRYEAEVLGLDQDADGVTVRFRTGEGLGSLRAAYAVGTDGVHSTIREAVGLPFPGKSVIRSLMLADVRLAQEPESPFTVDANDDAFALIGSFGNGWYRVIGWNRHRQADDAAPAGLDEVRECARLALGRDYGMYDARWVSRFHSDERQAPEYRVGRVFLAGDAAHVHSPAGGQGMNTGLQDAANLSWKLAAVLRGHSPDSLLDSYQAERHPVGKQVLRSSGALIRVAILRTGPWRAVRTLGARLFNHLGPLARRAMRTVSGIGIAYAAGPGTHPLAGRRAPDIRLADGSRLYALLRQGRFVLITPADEPGGLRPAADRVVTASWRSDRRTALLVRPDGYIAWATDATAPAERATALRCALQQWTGAAPEDDGSTDAARPAALTPPARAADTSGGR, translated from the coding sequence ATGAAGCACCGGACCGGTCACGACGGCCCCGAGAAGGGCAAGGTGCCCGCGGCCCGCGATACGGACGTCATCGTCGTCGGCGCCGGCCCCACCGGCCTGCTGCTCGCCGGGGACCTCGCCGAGGCGGGACTCGGCGTCACGCTCCTGGAGCGCCGTCCCGCCACGATCAGCAACCTCACCCGCGCCCTGGCCGTCCACGCCCGCACCCTGGAGCAACTGGACGCCCGCGGTCTCGCCGACGAGCTGGTCGCCGGCGGCCATCGGCTCGCCGCCCTCCGCCTCTTCGGGGACGCCGCCTTCGACGCGACCCGGCTCCGCTCCCGCTTCCCGTTCGTGCTGATCACCCCGCAGTTCGAGGTCGAGCGGCTGCTGGAGCGGCGGGCCCGCCGGGCCGGGGTCGCCTTCCGCTACGAGGCCGAGGTGCTCGGCCTGGACCAGGACGCCGACGGCGTGACGGTGCGTTTCCGTACCGGCGAGGGCCTCGGCAGCCTCCGTGCCGCGTACGCCGTCGGCACCGACGGCGTCCACAGCACCATCCGCGAGGCCGTCGGCCTGCCGTTCCCCGGCAAGTCCGTGATCCGCTCGCTGATGCTCGCCGACGTCCGGCTGGCCCAGGAGCCCGAGTCCCCCTTCACCGTCGACGCCAACGACGACGCCTTCGCCCTGATCGGCTCGTTCGGCAACGGCTGGTACCGCGTCATCGGCTGGAACCGCCACCGCCAGGCCGACGACGCCGCGCCCGCCGGCCTCGACGAGGTCCGCGAGTGCGCCCGGCTCGCCCTCGGCAGGGACTACGGCATGTACGACGCCCGCTGGGTCTCCCGCTTCCACAGCGACGAGCGCCAGGCCCCCGAATACCGCGTGGGCCGCGTCTTCCTCGCCGGCGACGCCGCGCATGTGCACTCCCCCGCCGGCGGGCAGGGCATGAACACCGGCCTCCAGGACGCCGCCAACCTCAGCTGGAAACTCGCCGCGGTGCTCCGGGGCCACTCCCCCGACAGCCTGCTGGACAGCTATCAGGCCGAGCGCCACCCGGTGGGCAAGCAGGTGCTGCGCAGCAGCGGCGCGCTCATCCGGGTCGCCATCCTGCGCACCGGCCCCTGGCGCGCCGTCCGCACGCTCGGCGCCCGGCTCTTCAACCACCTGGGGCCGCTGGCCCGCCGCGCGATGCGCACCGTCTCCGGCATCGGCATCGCCTACGCGGCCGGGCCCGGCACCCACCCCCTCGCCGGCCGGCGCGCCCCCGACATCCGCCTCGCCGACGGCAGCCGCCTCTACGCACTCCTCCGCCAGGGCAGATTCGTCCTGATCACTCCCGCCGACGAGCCCGGCGGACTGCGGCCCGCCGCCGACCGTGTGGTGACCGCGTCCTGGCGCAGCGACCGCCGCACGGCACTCCTCGTCCGCCCCGACGGCTATATCGCCTGGGCCACCGATGCCACGGCCCCGGCCGAGCGCGCCACGGCGCTGCGGTGCGCCCTCCAGCAGTGGACCGGCGCCGCGCCCGAGGACGACGGCTCCACAGACGCCGCCCGGCCCGCCGCCCTCACCCCTCCAGCACGTGCCGCAGATACTTCCGGGGGTCGTTGA
- a CDS encoding YnfA family protein, translating into MLFARSAALFVLAGLFEIGGAWLVWQGVREHKGWVWIGAGVIALGVYGWVATLQPDAAFGRILAAYGGVFVAGSLAWGAVADGYRPDRWDVTGALICLAGMAVIMYAPRGR; encoded by the coding sequence ATGCTGTTCGCCCGCTCCGCCGCCCTCTTCGTCCTCGCCGGCCTCTTCGAGATCGGCGGTGCCTGGCTCGTCTGGCAGGGCGTCCGCGAGCACAAGGGCTGGGTCTGGATCGGCGCCGGAGTGATCGCGCTCGGGGTCTACGGCTGGGTCGCCACCCTCCAGCCGGACGCCGCCTTCGGCCGGATCCTCGCCGCGTACGGCGGTGTCTTCGTCGCCGGCTCGCTGGCCTGGGGCGCGGTCGCCGACGGCTACCGCCCCGACCGCTGGGACGTGACCGGGGCCCTGATCTGCCTGGCCGGAATGGCCGTGATCATGTACGCCCCCAGGGGCCGCTGA
- a CDS encoding AAA family ATPase produces the protein MLIERAYVDVPPGEGTAGSGWPWTVPCVRQLAEEGLTFPAPVTFLVGENGSGKSTLAEALAEGFGLDSYGGSAGYKYASSREASLLGGLMRFDPTREGRQMVRGPRVRRRGFFLRAETALEALSGERRSNRLSRSPEELSHGEGFLLAFRERFLQRGLYVLDEPEAALSFSSCLELVGLMDELGRSGAQIVCATHSPLLTALPGAAIVEVGEHGMRRVEWAELGLVDHWRRYLNDPRKYLRHVLEG, from the coding sequence ATGCTGATCGAACGGGCTTACGTGGACGTTCCGCCGGGGGAGGGGACGGCCGGGAGCGGCTGGCCCTGGACGGTGCCGTGTGTGCGCCAACTGGCAGAGGAGGGGCTGACCTTCCCCGCCCCGGTGACTTTTCTGGTGGGGGAGAACGGGTCGGGCAAATCGACGCTGGCCGAGGCGCTGGCGGAAGGCTTCGGACTGGATTCGTACGGCGGCTCGGCGGGCTACAAGTACGCGAGTTCGCGGGAGGCCTCGCTGCTCGGCGGTCTGATGCGGTTCGATCCGACGCGGGAGGGCCGGCAGATGGTGCGCGGCCCGCGGGTCCGCCGGCGGGGGTTCTTCCTGCGGGCCGAGACGGCGCTGGAGGCGTTGAGCGGGGAGCGGAGGTCGAACCGGCTGTCCCGGTCCCCGGAGGAGCTGAGCCATGGGGAGGGCTTTCTGCTGGCCTTCCGGGAGCGGTTCCTGCAGCGGGGCCTGTATGTGCTGGACGAGCCGGAGGCGGCACTGTCCTTCTCCTCCTGTCTGGAACTGGTCGGGTTGATGGACGAGTTGGGGCGCAGTGGGGCACAGATCGTCTGCGCCACCCACTCGCCGCTGCTGACGGCGCTGCCCGGTGCGGCGATCGTGGAGGTCGGCGAGCACGGGATGCGGCGCGTGGAGTGGGCGGAGCTGGGGCTCGTCGACCACTGGCGGCGCTATCTCAACGACCCCCGGAAGTATCTGCGGCACGTGCTGGAGGGGTGA